A genomic stretch from Verrucomicrobiota bacterium includes:
- the nadB gene encoding L-aspartate oxidase, with amino-acid sequence MSRSFDFIILGSGIAGLSLALKLAKHGKVAVVTKKNRRESNTNYAQGGVACVTSEEDSFELHIQDTLRAGAGLCNETVVRDVVADGPQRIQELIDLGVRFSERDNVTAKEKGALDLGKEGGHSKRRVLHAADMTGKEIERALIKAIELDERVEVFENYFAIDLLVSDKLGLSGEKRCVGIYVFDPKSRVVKTFLSSVTILATGGCGKTYLYTSNPDIATGDGVAMAFRAGIPIVNMEFIQFHPSCLHHPLTKSFLISEALRGEGAKLVNKLGLEFAFDYDERGSLASRDIVARAIDAEMKKSGADCVYLDIRHRGKDFIETRFPNIYSYCLRNGIDASSEPIPVVPAAHYQCGGIQVDVNGATTLPGVFAIGEVAHSGLHGANRLASNSLLEALVMAHRCHDLAVEQAKNKDDELQVTDWEEGDADDPDERVVVSHNWREIRQLMWDYVGIVRTNKRLERAKTRLGILNQEIQAYYWDFKVAVDLLELRNLVHTCSIIVESALQRKESRGLHYTLDYPQTSAKAKDTIIHDIDWL; translated from the coding sequence ATGAGTAGATCTTTTGATTTTATTATTTTAGGCAGTGGAATTGCGGGGTTGAGTTTAGCACTGAAGCTCGCAAAACACGGCAAAGTTGCAGTCGTAACAAAGAAAAACCGCAGGGAATCCAACACGAACTATGCTCAAGGAGGAGTTGCCTGTGTAACTTCTGAGGAGGACTCGTTCGAACTCCACATTCAGGATACCTTAAGAGCTGGAGCTGGCTTATGTAATGAAACGGTAGTAAGAGATGTAGTGGCGGATGGTCCTCAGCGTATTCAGGAGTTGATTGATCTTGGGGTGCGTTTTTCGGAGCGGGATAATGTCACGGCAAAGGAGAAAGGCGCGTTAGATTTAGGTAAAGAGGGGGGGCACAGCAAGAGGCGAGTCCTACATGCTGCCGACATGACAGGCAAAGAGATAGAGCGTGCTCTCATCAAAGCAATCGAACTAGATGAACGAGTTGAGGTATTCGAAAATTATTTTGCTATCGATCTTCTTGTAAGTGATAAGCTGGGTCTTTCTGGAGAAAAGCGGTGTGTAGGTATCTATGTGTTCGATCCTAAAAGTAGAGTGGTAAAAACTTTTTTATCTTCTGTGACCATATTGGCTACCGGTGGTTGTGGAAAAACTTATTTATATACTTCTAATCCTGATATTGCGACAGGAGACGGAGTGGCAATGGCTTTTCGGGCAGGTATTCCCATTGTAAATATGGAGTTTATCCAGTTTCATCCTTCCTGTTTGCATCACCCATTAACGAAATCCTTTCTCATATCAGAAGCTTTGCGTGGGGAAGGGGCTAAATTGGTAAATAAACTGGGGCTTGAATTTGCTTTCGATTACGACGAAAGGGGATCCTTGGCCTCGCGCGATATAGTAGCAAGGGCAATTGACGCCGAGATGAAGAAATCTGGCGCAGACTGTGTGTATTTGGATATAAGGCATCGTGGCAAAGACTTCATTGAAACTCGTTTTCCGAACATCTATTCCTATTGTCTTAGAAATGGAATTGATGCATCTAGTGAGCCTATTCCTGTAGTACCTGCAGCTCACTATCAGTGTGGAGGCATCCAGGTAGATGTGAATGGAGCAACTACTCTACCTGGGGTATTTGCCATAGGAGAAGTGGCTCACTCCGGTCTACATGGTGCAAATCGGTTAGCAAGTAATTCATTATTGGAGGCCCTTGTAATGGCACACCGATGTCACGATCTTGCCGTAGAACAGGCCAAGAATAAGGATGATGAGCTCCAGGTGACAGATTGGGAGGAAGGTGATGCTGATGATCCTGATGAGAGGGTTGTCGTTTCCCATAACTGGCGCGAAATTAGACAGTTGATGTGGGATTATGTAGGTATTGTAAGAACAAATAAGAGACTAGAGCGTGCTAAAACTAGGTTGGGAATACTCAATCAGGAGATCCAAGCATATTATTGGGACTTCAAGGTGGCTGTTGATTTGCTTGAACTGAGGAATCTAGTGCATACCTGCTCGATTATTGTAGAATCAGCTCTCCAGCGTAAGGAAAGCCGAGGTCTTCATTACACGCTTGATTATCCCCAAACATCAGCTAAGGCCAAAGATACAATTATTCATGATATTGATTGGCTGTAA
- a CDS encoding YkgJ family cysteine cluster protein produces the protein MQVFYQCQRCGNCCRWPGQVTLKESDLDRLAEYLNMPVLEFTKRYTDLHPSRQCLILKNKVTHECVFLDGKNHCVVNQVKPHQCSGFPNTWNFLGWRDMCESIPVEAIKKA, from the coding sequence ATGCAAGTTTTTTATCAATGTCAAAGATGTGGAAATTGTTGCCGTTGGCCAGGACAGGTCACACTTAAAGAAAGTGATCTCGATCGGTTAGCAGAATACCTTAATATGCCAGTCTTGGAGTTCACAAAACGTTACACGGATTTGCATCCTTCTAGGCAATGCCTAATCCTCAAAAATAAAGTAACACATGAGTGTGTCTTCTTGGACGGTAAGAATCATTGTGTTGTCAATCAAGTTAAACCACATCAGTGTTCAGGTTTTCCCAATACTTGGAATTTCCTAGGCTGGCGGGATATGTGCGAGTCCATACCTGTAGAAGCTATAAAGAAAGCATGA